The Herbaspirillum sp. RTI4 genome has a segment encoding these proteins:
- the chrA gene encoding chromate efflux transporter, which yields MKKDLASPLNTPESRPASVSFWTAFAFWLKLGFISFGGPAGQIALMHQELVENRRWISERRFLHALNYCMVLPGPEAQQLATYIGWLMHRTWGGIAAGALFVLPSLLILIGLSWLYIAFGHMALVAGLFYGIKPAVTAIVLQAAHRIGSRALRNKALWAIAGASFLAIFALDLPFPLIVLAAALVGYVGGRIKPALFELGGGHGKSAASYGPALIDDKTPTPEHARFSWRGLCRISLVGALLWAIPMGLLSIVCGWKHALTQMGWFFTKAALLTFGGAYAVLPYVFQGAVGYYGWLTPAQMMDGLALGETTPGPLIMVVAFVGFVGGYVKALFGPDSLFLAGAVAAIVVTWFTFLPSFLFILAGGPLIESTHNVRSFTAPLTAITAAVVGVIVNLAFFFGYHVLWPQGFAGRFDVLSALIALGAGVALFRFKRHVIHVIAGCAVIGLLLKMLVL from the coding sequence ATGAAAAAAGACCTTGCATCGCCTCTCAATACCCCGGAATCGCGACCCGCATCGGTCAGTTTTTGGACTGCCTTCGCTTTTTGGCTGAAATTAGGCTTCATCAGTTTTGGCGGCCCTGCCGGGCAGATAGCTCTCATGCATCAGGAGCTGGTGGAAAACCGACGCTGGATTTCAGAGCGCCGCTTCCTGCATGCACTGAACTATTGCATGGTCTTGCCTGGCCCCGAGGCGCAACAACTCGCTACCTACATAGGGTGGCTGATGCATCGTACCTGGGGCGGTATTGCCGCTGGGGCGCTGTTTGTGTTGCCTTCCTTGCTGATCCTGATCGGATTGTCCTGGCTCTATATTGCGTTTGGCCATATGGCGCTGGTTGCCGGTCTGTTTTATGGCATCAAGCCGGCCGTGACCGCCATCGTGCTGCAAGCGGCGCATCGTATTGGTTCACGCGCACTCAGGAATAAGGCCTTGTGGGCTATTGCCGGAGCTTCTTTCCTTGCGATTTTTGCCCTTGACCTGCCATTTCCATTGATCGTGCTGGCGGCGGCGCTCGTCGGTTATGTTGGCGGCCGGATCAAGCCAGCGCTGTTTGAACTCGGTGGCGGTCATGGCAAGTCTGCCGCTTCGTATGGCCCGGCGCTGATCGACGACAAGACGCCCACCCCCGAACATGCCCGTTTCAGCTGGCGCGGACTGTGTCGGATATCGCTTGTCGGCGCACTGCTGTGGGCGATTCCTATGGGCTTGCTGTCCATCGTCTGCGGCTGGAAGCACGCTTTGACGCAAATGGGCTGGTTTTTTACCAAAGCCGCTTTGCTGACCTTCGGCGGGGCATATGCCGTCTTGCCTTATGTTTTTCAGGGCGCAGTCGGGTATTACGGATGGCTGACTCCGGCGCAGATGATGGACGGACTGGCGCTGGGCGAGACGACGCCGGGGCCGCTGATCATGGTGGTGGCGTTCGTTGGTTTTGTCGGCGGCTATGTTAAAGCGCTGTTCGGCCCGGATAGCCTGTTCCTGGCCGGTGCTGTTGCTGCCATCGTAGTGACGTGGTTTACTTTTTTGCCTTCGTTCCTGTTTATTCTGGCCGGGGGACCATTGATAGAGTCAACGCACAACGTGCGTAGTTTCACTGCGCCGCTCACGGCAATCACCGCTGCCGTGGTGGGCGTGATCGTGAATCTGGCCTTCTTTTTTGGCTATCACGTCCTCTGGCCGCAAGGTTTTGCCGGCAGGTTTGATGTGTTGTCCGCCCTGATTGCGCTGGGAGCGGGCGTTGCTTTATTCCGCTTCAAACGCCATGTGATTCATGTCATTGCCGGGTGCGCCGTGATCGGCTTGCTCTTGAAAATGCTGGTGCTGTAA
- a CDS encoding DMT family transporter, with protein sequence MKLLTGLRREGIPAALGAALLFGAGTPLAKLLLHAVNPWLLAGLLYLGSGLGLSLYRYLSHAPAVKLPSNEAPWFAGAILAGGIIGPVLLMLGLNGMSASGASLLLNAEGVFTALLAWFVFKENFDRRIALGMIAIVVGAVILSWSGEARLEGVWPALAVLGACLAWGIDNNLTRKVSLTDATWIAAAKGLVAGTVNLLLAFIAGASLPPLTLVGAAMLVGFFAYGVSLTLFVLGLRHLGTARTSAYFSVAPFIGALLALAMGEPITLTLGVAGTCMALGIWLHLTEQHGHAHDHEALEHDHEHVHNDLHHQHAHAAGGDATDATDATDVTLSHSHPHRHSHLTHVHSHFPDAHHQHRH encoded by the coding sequence ATGAAACTGCTTACTGGCCTGCGCCGCGAAGGCATACCGGCAGCGCTAGGTGCCGCGCTCTTGTTCGGAGCGGGTACGCCGCTGGCCAAATTACTACTTCATGCAGTGAATCCCTGGCTGCTGGCCGGCCTGTTATATCTGGGTTCCGGTCTGGGGCTGAGTCTCTACCGCTATCTCAGCCACGCCCCTGCGGTGAAACTGCCGTCCAATGAAGCGCCCTGGTTTGCCGGCGCGATTCTGGCCGGAGGCATCATCGGGCCGGTCTTGTTGATGCTGGGTCTCAACGGAATGTCGGCATCGGGTGCCTCGCTGCTGCTCAACGCTGAAGGGGTATTCACGGCGCTACTGGCCTGGTTCGTCTTCAAGGAAAATTTCGATCGCCGGATTGCATTGGGAATGATCGCCATCGTCGTTGGCGCAGTCATCCTGAGCTGGTCCGGCGAGGCCCGACTTGAGGGAGTATGGCCTGCGCTGGCGGTGCTCGGCGCGTGCCTGGCCTGGGGCATCGATAACAATCTGACGCGCAAAGTTTCTCTGACCGACGCCACCTGGATTGCCGCCGCCAAAGGACTGGTTGCCGGTACCGTCAATCTGCTGCTCGCCTTCATCGCAGGTGCCAGCTTACCGCCGCTGACGCTGGTGGGTGCCGCCATGCTGGTCGGATTTTTCGCCTATGGCGTCAGTTTGACGCTGTTTGTGCTGGGCTTGCGCCATCTGGGGACGGCCCGTACCAGCGCCTATTTTTCTGTCGCCCCGTTTATTGGTGCGCTATTGGCGCTCGCCATGGGCGAACCGATCACGCTGACGCTGGGAGTTGCCGGTACCTGCATGGCACTGGGAATCTGGCTGCATCTGACAGAACAACACGGCCACGCGCACGACCATGAGGCTCTGGAACACGACCATGAGCATGTCCATAATGATCTTCACCATCAGCATGCGCATGCCGCTGGCGGCGATGCCACCGATGCCACCGATGCCACCGATGTTACCCTCAGTCACAGTCACCCGCACAGGCACAGTCATTTGACGCACGTTCACTCCCATTTTCCAGATGCCCACCACCAGCATCGGCATTGA
- a CDS encoding potassium channel family protein yields MSTHRAHNMPKPYFGWLVRPMLLAALLLCIPAFYLVMSDPQSAYRSLGFASYGLAAILIGAEWFIRHQHPTFRGKNERVQLDALIFFGALVSAWPTSFSWPFIEWLLRLTFCAIVFLRLATLLGRYVAPHRLLQMVAMALFLLAIAGEGFLLLEPKVHTYADGVWLAFLTCATLGYGDIVPTTPASRIFAVFIVLLGYALFSVVTASISAILVGEDEKIIRKELHADTRMLRAEIAALRKELRSAVGSKPELPN; encoded by the coding sequence ATGTCTACCCATCGTGCGCACAACATGCCCAAACCTTATTTTGGCTGGCTGGTACGGCCAATGTTGCTGGCGGCTTTGCTCTTATGCATTCCTGCCTTTTATCTGGTGATGAGCGACCCACAATCGGCTTACCGCAGCCTGGGTTTCGCATCCTATGGATTGGCGGCAATATTGATTGGTGCCGAGTGGTTCATACGGCATCAGCATCCTACATTCAGAGGTAAAAATGAGCGGGTGCAATTGGATGCGCTTATTTTCTTCGGGGCATTGGTCAGCGCCTGGCCGACCAGTTTTTCCTGGCCGTTTATCGAATGGCTGCTGCGGCTGACATTTTGCGCCATCGTTTTTTTGCGGCTGGCCACCTTGCTGGGACGGTATGTTGCGCCACATCGTTTGCTGCAAATGGTGGCGATGGCCTTGTTTCTGCTTGCTATAGCAGGAGAGGGCTTCCTCTTGCTGGAGCCGAAAGTCCATACCTATGCCGATGGTGTGTGGCTGGCGTTTCTTACCTGCGCCACGCTAGGCTATGGCGACATTGTGCCAACGACGCCCGCATCCCGTATTTTTGCCGTTTTTATCGTGCTGCTGGGGTATGCCTTATTTTCAGTCGTGACCGCTAGCATTTCGGCCATTCTGGTGGGAGAGGATGAGAAAATCATTCGCAAAGAATTGCATGCCGATACCCGTATGTTGAGGGCGGAGATTGCAGCGCTACGCAAGGAATTGCGTAGCGCTGTCGGTAGCAAACCTGAGTTGCCGAATTAA
- a CDS encoding universal stress protein produces the protein MTYKTLLVHVDQSSHAAARIKIAAKIAIAEDAHLIGSAMTGVSRYLYQDGVVFIESVITSLRAQANLALDQFDAIARQMGVNSFERRLVDDDAGGGLSLQARYSDLVILSQTDPDERTDDLITDLPEYVMLNSARPVLALPYAGNFDRLGSNVLIAWDGSMEATRAVTNALPILKKAKNVTVALFNTSKQFDVHGEQPGADIGLYLARHGVKIDVEQRKTDLDIGNALLSLAADKGSDLLVMGGYGHTRFREILLGGVTLSILRTMTIPVLMSH, from the coding sequence ATGACTTATAAAACCCTGCTTGTGCATGTTGATCAATCCAGCCATGCCGCCGCCCGCATTAAAATTGCCGCCAAAATCGCTATTGCGGAAGACGCCCATTTAATCGGTTCGGCCATGACAGGCGTGTCGCGCTACCTCTATCAGGACGGCGTGGTGTTTATCGAATCGGTGATTACCTCCTTGCGCGCGCAGGCGAATCTGGCCCTCGATCAATTCGATGCGATTGCGCGGCAAATGGGCGTTAACTCCTTTGAGCGTCGGCTGGTCGATGACGATGCCGGTGGCGGTCTGTCACTGCAAGCACGCTATAGCGACCTGGTGATTCTCAGTCAAACCGATCCGGATGAGCGAACTGATGACCTCATCACCGATTTGCCCGAATACGTCATGCTCAATTCCGCCCGCCCGGTACTCGCCCTGCCTTATGCCGGTAATTTTGATCGTCTCGGAAGCAACGTCCTGATTGCATGGGATGGCAGCATGGAAGCCACTCGCGCCGTAACGAATGCCCTTCCCATCCTCAAAAAAGCTAAAAATGTCACCGTCGCCTTGTTTAATACATCCAAGCAATTCGATGTGCATGGCGAACAACCGGGTGCCGATATCGGCTTATACCTTGCGCGGCATGGCGTCAAAATCGATGTTGAACAAAGAAAGACCGATCTCGATATCGGCAATGCCTTGCTCTCGCTGGCGGCGGATAAAGGTTCTGACCTGCTGGTCATGGGTGGCTACGGACACACCCGTTTCCGCGAAATATTGCTCGGCGGCGTCACTTTGAGCATCTTGCGCACGATGACGATTCCTGTGCTGATGTCGCACTAA
- the fnr gene encoding fumarate/nitrate reduction transcriptional regulator Fnr produces the protein MYIRLMPNTSANVKPDHITATSALASLPVVNLTTVKTNCSGCSLHQLCLPMGLSDADVSRLDEIIGLRKRVLRGENLYRMDDTFTHLFAIRFGNFKTFQINQNGEQQITGFQMTGELLGMDAISTDRHHCDAVALEDSEVCEIPFARLQDLFGHIPTLLHHFHRIMSREITREQNTMLLLGNMRSEQRFATFLVNLSSRYMARGYSATSFQLRMSREDIGNYLGLTIESISRLISKFRKQGLLDVDKREVQLLDLNALRLLAAGDDFCPVTTK, from the coding sequence ATGTATATTCGTCTTATGCCCAACACTTCTGCAAACGTCAAACCTGACCATATCACGGCAACGAGCGCTCTCGCTTCCTTGCCCGTCGTTAATTTAACAACGGTGAAAACGAATTGCTCGGGATGCAGCCTGCATCAATTGTGCTTGCCCATGGGGCTCAGCGATGCTGATGTCAGCCGTCTCGATGAAATCATCGGTTTGCGCAAACGCGTTCTCCGAGGTGAAAATTTGTACCGGATGGACGATACGTTCACGCATCTGTTTGCCATCCGCTTCGGTAATTTCAAAACTTTCCAGATTAATCAAAACGGTGAGCAGCAAATCACCGGATTCCAGATGACCGGCGAGCTGCTGGGAATGGATGCCATCAGCACCGATCGCCATCATTGCGACGCAGTAGCGCTGGAAGACAGCGAAGTCTGCGAGATTCCGTTCGCACGCTTGCAGGATCTGTTTGGCCACATCCCTACCCTGCTGCATCATTTTCACCGCATCATGAGCCGGGAAATCACGCGCGAACAAAACACCATGCTGCTGCTCGGCAACATGCGTTCCGAACAAAGATTTGCGACGTTTCTTGTCAATTTGTCATCGCGATACATGGCCCGAGGCTATTCCGCAACCAGCTTTCAGTTACGCATGTCACGCGAAGACATTGGGAATTATCTGGGACTGACCATAGAAAGCATCAGCCGTCTTATTTCAAAATTCAGAAAACAGGGTTTGCTCGACGTCGACAAACGCGAAGTGCAACTGTTGGACCTCAATGCGCTGCGGCTACTGGCTGCCGGCGATGATTTTTGTCCGGTGACGACCAAATGA
- a CDS encoding acetate/propionate family kinase: MNELILVLNCGSSSIKFALFDTAEPLLRKPVWNGKVDGIGGASASFGETDCAPEALPLDPAQPYHAALEHIRQRVLARLGERRIVAVAHRVVHCGAKYRASIRVDAAVLADLRTFIPLAPLHQPFALEAIEALLALHPELPQFACFDTAFHHTLPRVEQMLPLSHAAWERGLRRYGFHGLSYAFMSIALAEKYGTAARGRTIVAHLGSGASLCAMQDLRSVATTMGFSALDGLMMGTRCGALDPGVLLYLLEVDKLTVEQLGQMLYHDSGLLGLSGVSSDPRELLRQEQGNVQVQDALALYVRRIVREIGALVAVLGGVDMLVFTAGIGEHNAEIRSRVCASLGFLGVALDAEANLRHDALISNGHSAVKVVVEPTNEEWIAAREAQTLLTAGAT, translated from the coding sequence ATGAATGAGCTGATTCTGGTGCTCAATTGTGGATCGTCCAGCATCAAATTCGCGCTGTTCGATACGGCCGAACCGCTGTTGCGCAAGCCGGTCTGGAACGGCAAGGTCGATGGCATTGGCGGCGCGTCGGCCAGTTTCGGTGAAACGGACTGTGCGCCGGAAGCCTTGCCGCTCGATCCGGCCCAACCCTACCATGCGGCGCTGGAGCACATCCGGCAGCGCGTGCTGGCGCGACTTGGCGAGCGCCGCATCGTTGCCGTGGCGCACCGGGTAGTGCATTGCGGTGCGAAATACCGGGCCTCGATCCGGGTCGATGCCGCCGTGCTGGCCGATCTCCGTACCTTTATTCCTCTGGCCCCCTTGCATCAGCCATTTGCGCTGGAAGCGATTGAGGCGCTGTTGGCATTGCATCCTGAGTTGCCGCAGTTTGCCTGTTTCGATACGGCTTTCCACCACACGCTGCCGCGTGTCGAGCAAATGCTGCCCCTGTCCCATGCGGCGTGGGAGCGCGGTTTGCGGCGCTATGGGTTTCACGGTTTGTCTTATGCGTTCATGTCGATTGCGCTGGCTGAAAAATATGGCACAGCAGCGCGTGGCCGCACCATCGTCGCGCATCTCGGCAGCGGCGCTAGTCTGTGCGCTATGCAGGATTTGCGCAGCGTGGCCACGACTATGGGCTTTTCGGCGCTGGATGGACTGATGATGGGGACACGTTGCGGCGCGCTGGATCCGGGCGTGCTGCTGTACCTGCTGGAGGTGGACAAACTCACGGTGGAACAGCTAGGCCAGATGCTGTATCACGACTCGGGATTGCTGGGTCTTTCCGGGGTCTCTTCCGATCCGCGTGAATTGTTGCGGCAAGAGCAGGGCAATGTCCAGGTGCAGGATGCCCTGGCGCTCTATGTGCGCCGCATTGTGCGCGAGATAGGCGCGCTGGTGGCTGTGTTGGGTGGTGTCGATATGCTGGTGTTTACCGCTGGCATTGGCGAACACAATGCGGAAATCCGGTCGCGGGTGTGCGCGTCCCTCGGCTTTCTGGGCGTGGCGCTGGATGCGGAAGCCAACCTGCGCCATGATGCGCTGATCTCGAACGGGCATAGTGCGGTCAAGGTCGTGGTCGAACCGACGAATGAAGAGTGGATCGCTGCCAGGGAAGCGCAGACTTTGCTGACGGCCGGTGCGACATGA
- a CDS encoding bifunctional enoyl-CoA hydratase/phosphate acetyltransferase: MADIVDLNIVRNRIFSEIAIGETAAIERTLNAKDIQLFAVLSEDVNPQHLDIDYANTTRFHGVIAHGMLGGTLISAVLGNHLPGPGTIYLSQTLSFLKPVRIGDTLSIRVTVTARDETSQQLTLACTCINQDDVTVISGEARVIAPTERIERPRTTLPDVRISAGAGGLLRLLDHVRPMGAIRMAVVHPCDALSLSAAIDAHVAGLIEPVLIAPQAKLLKIAQEANLDIAGLCVEDVPHSHAAAARGAELAASGQVAAIMKGSLHTDELMAAVVALPGLRTGRRISHCFVMQTPAYPRPFIITDAAINIAPTLEEKADIVRNAIDLAQAIGVAQPRVAILAAVETVNPRMPATIDAAALCKMADRGQITGGILDGPLAFDNAVSAAAARIKGIVSEVAGQADILVVPDLESGNMLAKQLEYLGDAASAGIVLGAAVPIVLTSRADSRESRIASCAIAVLLAHRSAGASHE; the protein is encoded by the coding sequence GTGGCAGACATCGTGGATTTAAACATCGTGCGCAATCGCATTTTCTCCGAAATTGCCATAGGGGAAACAGCGGCCATCGAACGTACCCTCAACGCCAAAGACATTCAGCTCTTTGCCGTCTTGTCGGAGGATGTGAATCCACAGCATCTGGACATTGATTATGCCAACACCACCCGTTTCCACGGCGTCATTGCCCATGGCATGCTGGGCGGCACGCTGATTTCCGCCGTGCTGGGCAATCATCTGCCGGGGCCAGGCACGATTTATCTGAGCCAGACGCTCAGCTTCCTCAAACCGGTGCGCATCGGCGATACGCTGAGCATCCGCGTGACCGTCACTGCGCGTGACGAAACAAGCCAGCAGCTCACACTGGCCTGCACCTGCATCAATCAGGACGACGTGACGGTCATTAGCGGCGAAGCCCGCGTGATTGCGCCCACCGAGCGAATCGAGCGGCCACGCACTACCCTGCCCGACGTCAGGATCAGCGCTGGCGCGGGCGGCTTGCTGCGTCTGCTCGACCATGTGCGCCCGATGGGGGCGATCCGCATGGCGGTGGTGCATCCCTGCGATGCCTTGAGCCTGTCGGCGGCTATCGACGCCCATGTCGCCGGATTGATTGAACCGGTGTTGATCGCGCCGCAAGCCAAATTGCTCAAAATCGCGCAGGAAGCCAATCTGGATATTGCCGGTTTGTGCGTGGAAGACGTCCCGCATAGCCATGCCGCCGCCGCTCGCGGCGCAGAACTGGCGGCTTCCGGTCAGGTGGCAGCCATCATGAAAGGCAGTTTGCATACGGATGAACTGATGGCGGCAGTGGTTGCGCTTCCCGGTTTGCGGACCGGTCGGCGCATCAGTCATTGCTTCGTGATGCAAACACCGGCCTATCCGCGCCCTTTCATCATTACCGATGCCGCGATCAATATCGCCCCTACGCTGGAAGAAAAAGCCGATATCGTGCGCAACGCGATCGATCTGGCGCAAGCCATCGGCGTTGCGCAGCCACGCGTGGCGATTCTGGCGGCGGTGGAAACCGTCAATCCGCGCATGCCGGCCACCATCGATGCCGCCGCCCTGTGCAAGATGGCTGATCGAGGGCAGATTACCGGCGGCATTCTGGACGGTCCGCTGGCGTTCGACAATGCCGTTTCGGCGGCGGCAGCGCGCATCAAGGGCATCGTCTCCGAGGTAGCAGGACAGGCCGACATCCTGGTGGTGCCCGATCTGGAAAGCGGCAATATGCTGGCCAAACAGCTCGAATATCTGGGCGACGCGGCCAGCGCCGGCATCGTGTTGGGTGCGGCGGTGCCGATTGTCCTGACCAGTCGCGCCGATTCACGCGAATCGCGGATTGCCTCTTGCGCTATTGCCGTACTGCTGGCGCATCGTAGTGCAGGAGCCAGCCATGAATGA
- a CDS encoding OPT family oligopeptide transporter, with the protein MPHPAHPAQGNIPELTELTLRGIILGALITILFTASNVYLGLKVGLTFSSAIPAAVISMAVLRLLGSGNILENNMVQTQASASGTLSSVIFILPGLVMIGHWQGFPYWQTFGICAAGGMLGVLFTIPLRRVMVVNSDLPYPEGLAAAEILRVGNADAGSDEMRQGMRDIGIGSLVSAVVALLSGGFRLLSEGLNVWVSAGSAIFRLPLGFSLALLGAGYLIGIVAGMAVLIGVIICWGFAVPILSVLTPAPTGITNAAYAASLWGSQVRFMGAGTIGIAAIWTLITLFKPMLSGVRELLGNRHDAYAGALRPLPERDLSVRAIVIIGVVLIAVLTLVFALFLIDAKLSLPLLFGLVAISILFSCVFGFLVAAACGYMAGLVGSSSSPISGIGIIAMVLVSLLLLASGSIDELLATPGASRVPIALAIFITTAIIAMAAIANDNLQDLKTGLLVGATPYRQQIALLIGCVVGAAVISPILDLLYNAYGFVGALPREGMDVSHALAAPQATLMTAIATGIFTHALNWNMILIGMLIGVILIVIDVLLERRQSRYRLPALAVGLGIYLPPTVGMALVAGALLAWGLQRYLAKRRAAGDHAVVARIERRGVLITSGLIVGESIMGVVLAAVIGASGRDDPLALVGPGFENMTQWLALLVFAIVITWFVRRLIRTRV; encoded by the coding sequence ATGCCCCATCCCGCCCATCCCGCGCAAGGCAATATCCCCGAACTGACCGAACTAACACTCCGCGGCATCATTCTCGGCGCACTCATCACCATTCTCTTTACTGCATCAAACGTTTATCTGGGGCTGAAAGTCGGCCTGACCTTTTCCTCTGCCATTCCGGCCGCCGTCATTTCGATGGCCGTGCTGCGCTTGCTCGGCTCCGGCAACATCCTGGAAAACAATATGGTGCAGACGCAGGCCTCGGCCTCCGGCACCTTGTCATCGGTGATTTTTATCCTGCCCGGATTAGTCATGATCGGCCACTGGCAAGGCTTTCCTTACTGGCAAACTTTCGGTATCTGCGCGGCCGGCGGCATGCTGGGCGTTCTGTTTACGATTCCGTTGCGGCGCGTGATGGTGGTCAATAGCGACCTGCCCTATCCGGAAGGGCTGGCCGCCGCAGAGATACTGCGCGTCGGCAATGCCGATGCCGGCAGCGACGAAATGCGTCAGGGCATGAGAGATATCGGTATCGGCAGTCTGGTGTCAGCGGTGGTTGCTTTGCTTAGCGGCGGCTTTCGATTGTTGTCGGAAGGACTCAATGTCTGGGTCAGCGCCGGTAGCGCCATCTTCCGTCTGCCGCTCGGTTTTTCGCTGGCATTGTTGGGGGCAGGCTATCTGATCGGCATCGTGGCAGGCATGGCGGTACTGATCGGCGTGATTATCTGCTGGGGCTTCGCTGTACCTATTCTGAGCGTACTCACGCCAGCACCGACAGGCATCACCAACGCCGCCTACGCCGCCAGTTTATGGGGTTCTCAGGTGCGTTTCATGGGCGCAGGCACGATAGGCATAGCGGCCATATGGACGCTGATTACCCTGTTCAAGCCTATGCTCTCCGGCGTGCGCGAATTGCTCGGAAACCGGCATGATGCGTATGCCGGTGCGCTGCGGCCGTTGCCGGAACGCGACTTGTCGGTGCGCGCGATAGTCATCATCGGTGTGGTCTTGATCGCAGTGTTGACACTGGTCTTCGCCCTGTTTTTGATCGACGCCAAACTGTCGCTGCCTTTGCTGTTCGGCCTGGTGGCGATCAGCATCCTGTTTTCTTGCGTTTTTGGATTTCTGGTCGCGGCCGCTTGCGGCTACATGGCGGGGCTGGTCGGTTCGTCGAGCAGCCCGATTTCCGGCATCGGCATCATTGCCATGGTGTTGGTATCCTTATTGCTGCTGGCCTCGGGCAGCATTGATGAATTGCTGGCCACGCCCGGTGCCAGCAGAGTACCGATTGCCTTGGCGATTTTTATCACCACCGCCATCATCGCCATGGCTGCTATCGCCAACGATAACCTGCAAGATCTCAAAACCGGCTTACTGGTCGGTGCCACCCCGTATCGCCAGCAAATTGCCTTGCTGATCGGTTGTGTGGTGGGTGCGGCGGTGATTTCGCCGATTCTTGATTTGCTCTACAACGCCTATGGCTTCGTCGGGGCCTTGCCACGCGAGGGGATGGATGTCAGCCATGCGTTGGCGGCACCGCAAGCCACGCTGATGACAGCAATTGCCACTGGCATTTTTACCCATGCGCTGAACTGGAACATGATCCTGATCGGCATGCTGATCGGCGTCATCCTGATCGTCATCGACGTGCTGCTGGAGCGTCGCCAAAGTCGCTATCGACTTCCGGCGCTGGCGGTCGGTCTGGGCATCTACTTGCCGCCGACGGTCGGCATGGCTTTGGTGGCGGGTGCCTTGCTCGCCTGGGGCTTGCAGCGCTATCTGGCTAAGCGCAGGGCGGCTGGCGACCACGCGGTGGTTGCACGCATAGAACGGCGCGGTGTATTAATCACCTCGGGCTTGATCGTCGGCGAAAGCATCATGGGCGTCGTGCTGGCGGCGGTCATCGGTGCCAGCGGTCGTGATGACCCTCTTGCGCTGGTCGGGCCGGGCTTCGAGAATATGACGCAGTGGCTGGCCTTGCTGGTGTTTGCTATCGTGATTACCTGGTTTGTGCGCAGGTTGATCAGGACGAGGGTTTAA
- a CDS encoding universal stress protein produces the protein MLKTILLATDGSELSKKASQAAIDFARGYGSTIIGLSVVETVPVFVMPEMGTGMDWAAIEEQIQAQSDATLKALTAMAQKAGVPCEVYTVKGQHPYEEILKYAELHHCDTIFMASHGRKGLDKFILGSETQKVLTHSKVPVLVFK, from the coding sequence ATGCTCAAGACTATTTTGCTGGCGACCGATGGTTCCGAACTGTCAAAAAAAGCATCGCAGGCGGCAATTGATTTTGCCCGAGGTTATGGCAGCACGATTATCGGATTGTCGGTAGTCGAGACCGTGCCGGTATTCGTCATGCCGGAGATGGGCACAGGGATGGACTGGGCGGCGATTGAGGAGCAGATTCAGGCGCAGTCGGACGCGACGCTCAAAGCGCTGACTGCCATGGCGCAAAAAGCCGGCGTGCCGTGCGAGGTGTATACGGTCAAGGGCCAGCATCCTTACGAAGAAATTCTTAAATACGCAGAACTCCACCATTGCGACACCATTTTCATGGCTTCGCACGGCAGAAAAGGTCTGGATAAATTCATTTTGGGCAGTGAAACCCAAAAAGTACTGACCCATAGCAAGGTCCCGGTACTCGTTTTCAAATGA
- a CDS encoding BON domain-containing protein, with amino-acid sequence MKNDHQLKQDILEELAWEPSVNEDRIGVEVDKGIVTLVGRLDSYAEKYAAERAVQRVSGVKGLAVELDVRLPGSSVRTDADIAKTAQEGLEWNAFVPEDKIRVMVEDGWITLSGEVEHAHQKEAAESTLRRLMGVVGISNQLTVKPVTAPVIAPENVKLKIEAALQRRAHADTKAIQVTVDGSKIILSGIVPNLAERREACRAAARAPGVVQVIDKMTAV; translated from the coding sequence ATGAAAAACGACCACCAATTAAAACAGGACATCCTCGAGGAGCTTGCATGGGAACCGAGCGTCAATGAAGACCGTATCGGCGTGGAAGTGGACAAGGGCATCGTCACGCTGGTTGGCCGTCTGGACAGTTATGCAGAAAAATACGCGGCTGAACGCGCGGTTCAGCGCGTATCCGGCGTCAAGGGTCTGGCGGTAGAGCTTGACGTCAGACTTCCCGGCAGCAGCGTGCGCACGGATGCCGATATTGCCAAAACAGCGCAAGAAGGCCTGGAGTGGAACGCCTTTGTGCCAGAGGACAAAATTCGGGTGATGGTCGAAGACGGTTGGATCACGCTTAGCGGCGAGGTGGAACACGCCCACCAGAAAGAAGCCGCGGAAAGCACTTTGCGTCGCTTGATGGGAGTGGTTGGCATCAGCAATCAATTGACCGTTAAGCCTGTTACTGCGCCAGTGATTGCGCCAGAAAATGTGAAATTAAAAATCGAGGCAGCATTGCAGCGCCGGGCGCACGCCGATACAAAAGCGATTCAGGTCACGGTTGATGGCAGCAAAATTATCTTGAGCGGGATCGTTCCCAACCTCGCAGAACGTCGCGAAGCCTGCCGCGCAGCGGCTCGCGCCCCGGGAGTAGTGCAGGTGATCGACAAGATGACCGCTGTGTAA